Part of the Nicotiana sylvestris chromosome 2, ASM39365v2, whole genome shotgun sequence genome, atagaaaagaaaattggaTTGTGCCATTTCATTTTGGGCCAAAAGCAGGCCCAAACGAGACCTATACCCGGTCCAAACCTTCAGCTCTCAAAGAcacatcaaacgacgtcgttcgagACCAGCGAATCTCGGCCGTTCATCCATcctcatccaacggtccaagacCTCACCCCATAACCCGACCCGTTTTTCCTTGGATCGACCCAGTCCCCCACTGAGACCAAAACGACCATGTTTTATATAAGTGAAGTGATCCAAACCGTTGATCCCATCAGATCTAACGGCTTGGATTCACTCACccatcacatatatatatattttcaaacacACCCCACACCCCCTAAGCTACCCCCTCTCTTCGTCTCTCTCAACGAACCAGACGAACCCAAGAACCCTAGCCAGCCGCCACCcctccccttcgcctgaaacccggcggcggCAATGCCGGTACAACCAAAACGACACCCCTGAGCCATCTCCCCATCCACAACACGAATCCATGaaccatttgcctcgaatcaccccacatcttctcgaatcttcaatcgaagtttCGAGCTGACCATGAAACCACCCCAATTCACCCCTAATTAACACCACACCACCACTAGGCTTCCCTCATCACTAAACCATCAACAGATTCCCTCGAATCTCGTTggatcttctcgaatcttcgatcaaataTCTCCCCTCCAAGCCCTAGCATGTCCCCTTGACCCCAGACTAACATCCAATAATCCCCTTTACCTCCTCGTCCTTAATCCCTAACCAAATTGGCTCGAACATGAGTAAAAACCGTCGAATGACGGATCTAGGGTTCAACGGTTCAAGACGTGTCAAAGCTTCAGGGTCGATTGGGTTTTATTCAGTATTGTAGGCCTATTTCTCACgaaatagacgtataatactgaataggactcaagttcgaaagggcataCTGGTGAaatccgagaaaagaacagtaaattcttcttaatttcttttgtttccttCTATAGTTTTGTTTGTCTATTTTAAATTGTATCTTTGTTTTGATTTATTTCTTGTCATTTGTTCAGTACTTCTCTCCTTCTCATCAGACCGTATATTGGGTCCAAGTTCTCTAATTGTTGGTTATATGCTGTAAATTGTTTGGTCAATTTATTGATTAGTTCGTTATGTGTGAGTTAGTTTAACCTGATAGTAGTTTTAATCCTGGTCTTGATTTGATAGTCCATTTCAATaggtttttttgttgttgttttgtttaaATAATGTATGTTAGACTTTCTGGCATTGGTTCAGGTTTGTCCCATATATGTGATGTGTGGCTCTTTGTTCTTTGATATTCATCAATTTTCGTATAAGTTCAGTATATCGCAGGATTTCCTTCACTCTATTTAGCTTAATTTGGAATTATGAATTTAATTAATCATTCCCGTAATGTGCCACTGGTGATTGGAAGTTTGACCTGGATAGTTCAATAGAGTTGTGTTCTGATTCATGGTAATGTTGTTATTGGGTCTTCTGTTAAGTATCAATGAATTTTGATTCAGCTTTAGCTTCAGCTTCAATGTTCTGTTAAGCTCCTTTGTttgttgatgtgattttggttTGAAGTTCAGTCCAGAATTTAGgaagttgaattggttatagctgcagtttTAATGTAGATTTCAGAGTTTAGTTTGGGATTTGAAAACCTAAAAAGGGTTTAGAGTAAGTGGACTGCCAGTTGAGTATGTAGTGAACCATTAAATTAATGAATAATTTAATCAAAAGAGGGAATCTTAGTGCAAATACATCCTGGCTGACATCTTTAAAGGTGGGAAGTCAGATGTAGGATGACTTTAAATAATAAAAACTGAGAATGCACATGGAAATAGGTAGTGAAACATGTTGTACAGTAGGATATGCATTACTTTTTTGAACTTCAGGAGATTTTTAAATAAGAAAACTCATGCCTAGACAACAAAAGGTGGAAAGGACAGATTAGGAAATATGCTTAAGTTTGGGCAGCCTGTTTATTTTGAGGGGGAGGGCTCCTTTTTTCAAAAGAGGGCTATAAAATCAAACGAGAGGAAGAAAGAGAAAGGGGGAGCCAATAAAAAAGATTCCTATTTTTGAAAAGTCTCTCTCTGATTTTCAATTTTGAGTCTGCATTTGACAttcaaatatacaaaaaatacaaaaaaaaacacaCACTAGAAAATAGAAAACCAAACATTTCTCACTGCTTCATTGCTCATTCTAATCATTTTTTCAAATTCTTTTGGATTGCTTCATTCCTGTTCTAAGCTCTAATTCTAAAGATATTTAGAGGTGTTTAATGGTTTGTTAGAGTGATTTTTTGAGTCTACTTAGTTTGGATTTGGTTAAGTTCTGTTCCAGTGAAGTCCCGAGGCGTCTAAGTTCAATTTCGAGGGCTTTGAGTGCATTTTGAATGTGTGTTGGATTGATCTGTGGGAATCTGCTTGATTAGTgaacatttttgggttttgaaaatcACTTCCCGGATGGCTCTTTGATTTTGTACTGCTggattttggttgttgttggcgGCTCATCTTACTGCATCTGCTGACCCATTTTTCCTTCCCTCtgtttcatttccaggtacacactcaAATTAAGCTTTGATGTAGCTTTGACTTGAAAGATGAAAAATGGAAATATTCATGATTTGGCCTCCATGTGCTCATGTAGTTTACCCTGGACCTGTGTTTCGAAAAATAGATATTAGTTGATGTGTAATTACTTAATATAATTTAGTTTCGATTGGTATTGGTTGGGAGGGTATACTGTATAGATATTAGACTGTTAATGGACTATCTAGTTGCTGGAATTTTGTTTAGTCAATAACCTTAATAACGTCATTTTGTTGATTAGTTTAACTGAAAATTTTAGCAACAGAATTAACTGGTTCTAGATTTGCATTTTGCAATTGATCATTAAACAGTCGAGTAGTGGACTAATTTCAATTCATTTGTAGTTAGTCTTGGACTGTCTTGGGCTGGCGTAATTGGAAATTTGTGTCAATACAGTTGCTTAGTATAGTTTTAGTATGATTCAAGTTCATTTAGCATTAGATACATTATTCATAGACAATGAGTCATAATTTAATCCGTGCTTAAGGGAATCCATCAATGACTCACGTAGTTTGTTAGTTTAATAGCATGAAGTTGAGTTTTAACTTGGATTTTCGGGTTTATACAACTATATACGTTTTGGATTCAAAAGCACTAGATACATCTCCTATATGAAATAATACACGCTGCATTTGCATGTTGAAAGGCCATCTCATCCCCACCCCTTTATAAATGAAATTAATGTTCACGTTCACCATATATGTGCACTGTTAAATGAATTGAATGGTCTGAGTGTCCATTGATTGAGGACTAACGTGCAATTTTAATCAAAAAGGGCTTATTTGGGCGTAAAACACTGGCAAGCCTCGAAATTGAAACCGTTGTCATGTTTCTGGGCTCACTATGGGCTCAAACCGTCCAGCCCCCTTATGAACACAATATGGGTTGTCTTGAACGGGTTACAAAAaggatatatttttatttatttagttatCGGGCCTGGCTGATCTGAAATGGATTTATAAGGATTTGGTTCTTTCAAATAGGCTAAATAATTAGggtttcttcttttattgttagagaccaattaaaatagaaaatcgtagtttgctttaggttggctttcaaattaaaaaaaatgacgatgagacgagcctcgccaaataaaaatgcaaattgcggggcccgcaataattggtcataataaaatacttagaattcggaatggccgtttagcgaatttcacggccttccccaaaatcatAATACGCTAGCCTCTTTAGGTGCgttcttaataatattacctccttaaactcgggtgcacatttatgcgacccaaatccaaatctcaacggagtcggaatgtattaacaaccacgggtgcattgattgcgatgtggttcaagatgcattttcacgacgttgcaattctattaaaaaaataataataaaatcggtttaaacttaataaaagcacacaagttataacatgtattaaaatcagatatttagccattataacaatttaagcgaccgtgctagaaccacgggatctgtgggtgcctaacaccttccctcgggtcaacagaattccttacttagaatttctggttcgcagacttcatttggaaagtcgaaaatttcctcgatttgggattcaagataaaccggtgacttgggacaccaaaagtcaaaccttttccaagtggcgactctgaaataaataaataatctcatttttgcataatgtcacttaaaatggaaaaactccctcacgcatttatccttcggggtaggtgcgcaaaaaggaggtgtgacagttcgcAGGAAGATAGACATGTTTTTCAAGTATACACTAGATCCCAATCTTTCatcaaaaatctcaaaaatataggagtaagtttgaaaactacgATTTTTCCCAAAAGactttcaacaataaataaaaaatttcattttcTGGTTGCATGAGGAAAATTCATCTCTATCCCTATATGTCAATATGCACGTGAAATTATGGATGTCACCAAAATCATGTAGCagaaggaaatgcatctctatgcatgtagcTCAAGTACGCATGTCAAATGTAATGTATCTCAGTGAAGAACTCATGTACCCACACTCTCAGAGCACTCAACctcactgtctcacactttccactcatcatgaTCAATCACTCGACACACTCGGTCACTCAGTATTGTACAGGGCAAATCCAACCAAACATAATAACTGTTAGCCactgtgctcactaggggtgtacagattcgggaggggctcctttagcccaagcgttataatctgtacggataactcacgtgttctatggacaactcacgtgatatagtatcaatatctggatccgtacggacaactcacgtgctatagtagtAATATCTGGATTCGCACGGACAATTCACGTGCTATAGTATTAATAACTGGATCTACACGGATAACTCACATggtgcacagacaactcacgtgctataacaTTAATATCTGGATtcgcacgaacaactcacgtgtcATAGTATCAATatcaactcacgtgctgcacggactattcacgtgctatagtatcaatatctgaaTCTGTACGAACAACTCACATGCtccacggataactcacgtgctatagtatcaatatttGGATCCTCACAAACAACttacgtgctgcacggacaactcacgtgctatagtatcgaTATCTAGATCCGTACGGACAACTAACGTGTTATAGTATCAATAAGCTCACAAACAGGACCTCGGTCTCACTCAGTTATCAATCTCTCCCGTCTCTCAAGCTCACAACATTCGTGCTAAGCAATCCAAATCAATGATATGAAATGTGACATTATAcaataacagagactgagatatgacaTGTAATGATAAATGCGACTTAGTAAATAACTGCAATTAAACAAATAACTCAATAGCAAGGAAGAATCACTGTGGGTTCTAATGGTACTAGCATATAGCCAAAACATGTTTACTAGCATAAATCACAGCTCAAGTGCTCTAACACATAGAGTACAGTACAATTATTCAGATAAGATAGCTACAGAGTTCCATGGAATCGACTAAATCGCCATTtatacggtgcacgcccacatgcccctCACCTAGCATGCACATCACCTCAACTTCAATCCcataacacgtaattcggggtttcatacactCAGCACCGAGTTTAGAAGTGTTaattacctcgaacaagccaaatctaATGTGGAGCAAGCCGAACGATACTCCAAGAATGCCATCCCGCGCGTACCGACCTCTGGAtagctcgaaactagccaaaaacaactcatgaacatcaaataaagcctaagaaaataatttcaaatgataaaggtcgaatccTTAACCAAAACCCCAAAATTACCATTCGGAcctaacaaaaccatcaaaactccgttTCGGGGTCAAatatacaaaagtcaaacttggttaactcttccaacttaaagcttcaatcatGAAATTCATTCCTCCAAATCACTTCCGGATAatctaaaaaccaaaaccgacgattcatacaagtcataatatatcatacgaaactactcatgccctcaaactaccgagcaacgtgcaaatgctcaaaacgaccgattggATCATTACAAAAACCATTAAATCATGATATAAATTTAGATACGAATTGCTAGTATAGTGATAAAGGCTGCTCACCAAAGCGGTGtctcaaacaaaaaaaaaacatttttattagGTAATTTCGAATAATGGAGTGACCACTTGAATAATGAACTCTAGAAAAATGTtattttgaaagaaagaaaagacaaaataGTGAATATTATATTATTTCTATTATATTTAAATGAAATTTAGTGATTTAGACTCTGTTTGGATTGACTTTAAAATAGTCAACTTTTTTGTAAAAATAACTTTTAAGCCAAAAAAATAATAAGTTGGAGTTGCCCGCTTATTACTTTTGGCTTGTTTTAagtaatttttaatttattttaaatatttttttaactttgtcaaacactaaaaaaaattaaaaagaacttAAAAGTTGATTTGTCAATTCAAACACCCTCTTATTCGttgtataaaaattatttaaCGAACGAAGTTAAGATTTATTCGTTTAAACTTTATAATATGAGTTTATACATGTTGAACTTCGTGATCGCTCGTTTCAAATATTAAGAGCCGatttggattggcttaaaagTTGGTCAAACAAAACTTTTAAATTCTATATAAACGCGTACCTCGTGCCATGTACATGTATGGCGTTGTATATCCGGTACCTTTCAACCTTAATTCCACATTTTAAAGGGAGATCCTCTATCACCATTTCCTGCTTTGCCCAGAAACCAAACCTGTTTACGACATATAAATGGAAATGGATCGCCACCATTCACCGCCACCATAAATCACCACCACCACCATAAACCGCCGTGATTCTCGCCGTCTCGACGCATTTCTAACGCCACCAACTTACATTTTCATTTCCCCACGCCTCCCTCTCACGTCTCTGTACATATGGgctaattaataaaaaaaattccttaTCTTCATGTTTACTCAATAATTTTTTTACTGTATTTATTGTTTTCATAAGTGTACATCTTGTTGTTTATTATTGCAAAGAAATGATAGGTCGGTCATTGCGATTCAAAATGACTACAATTGGAAAATGTTCATCGATTTATCGAACTTCGCCGGAATTTGATCTCCCGGAGCCATCGTCgggaaagttagggtttcaaaagctACCGGCATGTAATTGCAGAGGTAAATCGTTCGGCTTCAGCATTTTCGGTACCGAGGTCAAAACGAGCTTCGTAGCGCCTTTAAGTGCGATCGAAGCTTCTAGAAAGGCTCATGTCAACGGAAAAGCTGAAAATGTTTATCGAACAGGATGTGATTCCAATGACGATATGCGTATAAATGATTGCCATGGCTTTTCTGGTAggcctctttttctttcttttttttgtttttattttcttcctctcGATTTGTTTCCTTACTTTTTTATGCTTAATAATTTTGCTTAGTAAGGAAATACTGAAACTTAGAATTCAAATGCACATTTTTGTGGTAGTTTAGATTGCTGTGTTGTTTTATATTATGCTAAATCAATGTGAAAAGTTGACTCCTGGACTCATTATTGTCATTTGCTGTTGTAACAAAGTAGACTTTTGCTTGTTGTGAACTTGTGACTTCCTTGTATTTTAGGCCACAGTTTTAATCTAAGTCAGTGCTTCtaattaatttatattttatcTGACTGCAGCCACGAATTTATACTAGAGGATTTTAAAGTAGCAATTTTTGAACCCCGTTTGCCACTTCACTAGATCTCTCTTATGTATATATAACCAAAAAATCGTTTTTGCCCTATTTGCACAGTATAATTTTTCAACGAATTATGACTTCTTAGTTCTTATTTCTAGTGGATGTAATAATTTCTTTTTTCCCTAAGTCGTGGCTTATTTCTGAGTGTACATGAAAAAGGACGAGGGATTAGTCCGTCTTTATTTACATCCTATTATGACTTCTTAGTTCTTATTTCTAGTGGATGTAATTTTGGCTTCACGAAAATTTAGTTACTAATCTGACAGTCATCTAACTAGGTGACAGTATACCTCAAATGTCTACAATTGGGAATTCGACAAACATTGTCTGGCACAAATGTACTGTAGAGAAATGTGACAGGGAGGAGTTGCTTCAGCAACGGGGTTGTGTTATATGGATAACTGGCCTCAGTGGTTCAGGTTAGTTTAAAATGCCAAAAGCCTCATATTAGCTCTCAatctttttctctcttctctctctttctgTTACTCTCTTGCCATATGTTGTTTCTATCATGTATTACAACCATTTCCTAAATTTTTGGGTACTGTTCTGATTAGAACTCGGGCTTTGCATGCATATCTTTGCTCAATAATGCACAATAGCAACAGTTACTTAAATGGTTTTCACATCACATGATTACTTATTACGACTATCGAAGGAGAACAACTCGGTGCTAGCAGCCTTTGCCAAATTTGTGCTTTTATAGGGCAATAGGAAACTACCCTATGAAGTATGAAAGTTTTAATTAAATACTCTTCTTGTAAAGCTAGATGCCTTTTGTATGATTTATGGGATTCAATCTTCCTTCAGAAAAGATGACATCAATCCTACCAAAAGCAGAATAGCCAAAAATCCAAATCAGAATAAGGCCTTTACTTTACACTTTTCTTTTAGCAGATTGGTTATTATATCAAGTTGAGTTCATTGAACTATGATATTAAGAAACGATAAGATAATCTTGAGTGTACTTGCAGCATTACCTTTATCTTTGAGTCCTATTAGTAGGTCTGCTCGATGAAGTATGAACACCAAATACTGGTTAAGAAGCACAGTCGTCATTAGTTTGACACTATTCATCAGGGGAACCTGGAGGTAGAGTAATATACTGGAAAAGGCTTTGTCTACTCTGTCAGCCTCAAACATTGCACTTGATTTCATTTTCAAATGCAGTGTCAATTATACTGCTAAACTGACATGAACATATTAGTCGACACGCTATTGCAAGATACTCTATGAGTTTGCCTTGATTTGGAGCACCTAAGAATGATTGTGGCAGAACATTTTAGTATGAATAGTTATTTCTTCTCTTAACGTTGATTAGTTTTTTTTCAAGATACTACATATTATTTAGAATCAGGTACTGCTGTCCTCTTCGCTCCTCTTATTTCCAATTTCTTTTCTAAGGCCTTCAGTCTAtgagctctctctctctctcacacacacactcacacacacaccaACTTTTTTATACATTCAACTTGATTTCAGGGAAGAGCACTTTGGCATGTGCTCTAGGTCGTGGCTTACATGCTAGAGGAAAACTCACCTACATCCTTGATGGTGATAATGTTCGCCATGGCCTGAATCGTGATCTTAGTTTCAGAGCAGAAGATCGAGCAGAAAATATAAGACGTATAGGTTGGCTTCTTTTTTGGTCTTTGCTTTGCAAATATTTCCAGAAGCCCTCTCATTTATTCTCCTGGAAACCTAACAATCCAAATGCTTATAAATAGGGGAGGTGGCAAAGCTTTTTGCGGATGCTGGAGTTATTTGCATTGCCAGTTTGATTTCTCCCTACAGGAAGGAGCGAGATGCCTGTCGCGCTTTACTGGCAGAAGGGGATTTCATTGAGGTTTGTGATGGGAAATGGTTCTCAAAGGATTAGCTTCTCCACTGAGCCGTTGCTGCTTGGCACATATTATTAGCTGATTGAGTTGGATAACTTTTTTAGGTCTTCATGGATGTTCCTCTGCATGTATGTGAGGCAAGGGATCCTAAGGGATTGTACAAACTTGCTCGAGCGGGGAAGATAAAAGGTATTGTCTGTTTTCTTgatctctcttttctttgtttttgtgagTTAGCATGTTATATCAGAAAGCTTTATTACAATGTTGATGGATGAGGGTGGTCAGTTGAAATTCCGAAGTTATCAACAGGCAGTTCTGATGATCTGCTTTCCTCAATATCAAGTTGCCTGGCTTGAACATTTTCGGCCCTGTTGCTGCAGGCAGAAGATACTCTTCTTTAGGGATGTTAAATGGGCAAATTGGATCAAATTTTAATGAAGTCATGAGGCAATATGCCCAAAGTTAGTGTGGGTTAATTTACCCTAAACAACGGGTCATTTCCAACCCGACCAACTCAACCATTTTTTTATGGGTTTGTTTTTCTTATAATTTATCTAATTACCAAGTCAAACTACAATCAATATTTTTTTGGGTAATTAAAAATTTTCATTAATCACCAGTAATCAGTTACAAATCCATAGCTTAGTCAAACATAACTAGCTATCCAGGTACAAACACTAGAAAAACATATTAGAAACTTACTTAGTCAAATATAACTAGCTATCCAGGTACAAACACTAGAAAGCCATACTAGAAACTTACTACAAAGAAATATTCTCAGAAGTTATATTGTTGTAGAGTAGTTCTAACTTCAGAAGGTGCTCTCACATTGCTTATATAAGCAATCTTCT contains:
- the LOC104234483 gene encoding adenylyl-sulfate kinase 3-like, which encodes MIGRSLRFKMTTIGKCSSIYRTSPEFDLPEPSSGKLGFQKLPACNCRGKSFGFSIFGTEVKTSFVAPLSAIEASRKAHVNGKAENVYRTGCDSNDDMRINDCHGFSGDSIPQMSTIGNSTNIVWHKCTVEKCDREELLQQRGCVIWITGLSGSGKSTLACALGRGLHARGKLTYILDGDNVRHGLNRDLSFRAEDRAENIRRIGEVAKLFADAGVICIASLISPYRKERDACRALLAEGDFIEVFMDVPLHVCEARDPKGLYKLARAGKIKGFTGIDDPYEPPLKSEIVLHQNRGLFDSPNDLADTVISYMDEKGYLKA